CACATGGAACATACCCTTTCTCATTCATATCAGTTAATAATCTTTTCGCCTCATCCCGATATGACCTTTTCAAATTCCTCTCCAGCTCTGGATGCTTTGATAGCTTACACCAGCCACAGATTAGTATGTTGTAAGTTGAAGAGTTAGGAGAGGTCCCCCTTGTCTGCATCTCATTCATAAGCTCCCTAGCTTGGCTCATCTTTCCCACTTTAGCAAAATCACTAATAAGAACATTATAGGTGCTAGTTCTGGGAACAAAACCTGTCCCTACCATTTCACAATAAAGTCTTATAGCTTCCTTTTTATTTCCAATCTTACCGTGGccagaaaccaaaatatcATATGTAGAGGCATTAGGAACAAAGCCTCTATTCTTCatttcaccaaataactcTTCTGCCTTTGTCATCAGACCAGCACCTGAAAGTCCCCCTAAGAGAAAATTGTACGTTTCAATACTTGGAGAAACTCCCACAGCCAACATTTGCGAGTATGTAGCAAAAGCCCTTTTCAGATGGCTGCTTATGCAATATCCACATATAAGGGCATTGTAAGTATCAGTATCTGCTAGAAATCCTCCTCCAGTCATATCTTTCAGTACTGAAGTAGCTTTCCTGGTCATTCCTAGCCTGCATAAGATAGTGATGAGATTGTTATAAACATCACGAGTGGGGTTAAGCCCCATATTTACAAGCTTATGATGCATCTGCAAAATTGTATCAGCTCTCCCACTCTTTGAAGCAGCATAAAGCAAAATTCTATGAGTAAATGAGGTAAGGAGAAAACCAACAGCCAGCATTCCATCTAAGACATCTAGTGCTTTTTCAATCTCATTTTTATCACAAAGTCCTCTTAACAGAATGTCACAAGTTATCGAGTTCGAAATTAACCCTTGACACTTCATCTCATGCCAGAGTTTAAAAGCATTTTCAGTGTCACCCTCTCTGCAGAATGCATTAATCATGGTATTGTATGTGGCACAGTCAGGAGCCAAACCCAACTCTTTCATTCCAATACAGACAGATTTTGCTTCATATTTCCCAAGCTTCAACAGACCATTCATTAAGACATTGTATGCAACAACATCAAACCCTATATTTTTCTCCATCATCTCTTGGGCCAAGTTAAGAGCAATTGACTCCTTTCGTGCTTTAAAGTACCCATCCATTAGAGATGTGTAGTTAACACAATCAAGAGACAACCCAGAAGTCATATCCATAATTAATCCTTCAGCTTCTTCCATCCTTCTGCACTTTTTCTTGTTGTTCACAAAAGTATCAAGTATGAAATTGTTTTCCTCCAATCCTCCCATTTTCATTTCCTTGTAAAGATCAAGAGCAAATTCTTGTTTACCTGCCTTAAAGCACCCATCAATTAGTGCTGCATACACAAAAGCATTTGGCAGGATATTTTGTTGCACCATCGTCCTCAATAAATTCATAGCCTCACCAACCTTTCCTTTCTTCATGAAGCCATTTATGATTGCAGAATAAGTAACAATATTCGGGAGAACATGtttctcttccatttctttaAGTACTGATTCTGCACTATTCATGTCCCCTAAGTTGCAAAGCCCACTTATCAATGCAGAGTAGGTGATAGAATTTGGAACTAGGCTAAGCTTTGAAATTGTTCGAAAAAAAGTCTTAGCCTCATCAGCTTTCCCAACCTTAAAGAGTCCAACCACTAAAGCAGTACAGATTACTATATCAAAAACAAGGCCACGAACAACCATTTGGCTTTGAAGGGTAAGAGCTTCCATGAAAGAGCCTGCCTTAAACAAGGAATCAACAAGGGTAGTATAGGAGACATGATTAGGATCCACACCCATTTTCTCCATCTCCCTTAAAAGTACTTTGGCTTCTGATAACCTCCCATGCTTGCAAAGACCATTTATAATGGAGCTATAAATTACTACATCAGGATAAATGCCATTCATAACCATTTCCTCATACAAAGACAGGGCCTCTTCAAGTCCTTTCTGCTTACAGTAAGAACTAATGAGTGTGGTGTGTGTTATAAGGTTTGGTTTCAAAGGGTTACCGTCAGTCTGATTCTGGTCATCGTCTCTTTCATCATGAGGGCTGTCTTCATATCTCCGAGATCTCAACATCTCATCTATAAGACTCTTGGCCCTTACAAAATCACCCGTGCTGCAAGACCCATGAATGAGAGTATTATAAGTAACAATATCCGGAAACAGACTCTCACTCCCCATTCTCTCCATCAACTCAAGTGCACGACTAATTTGTCCAGCTTTGCAATGTCCAGCAATCAAGGTGTTGAAACCTACAACATCCTTAGGAATTCCACCATCAACCAAATTATCCATAACCCATTCTGCATAATCTACCGACCCAATttgacaaaacccattaaCCAGTGTATTGCAAGTATAAGAATCGATTGAAATGGCCCTCCTCACCATTTGagacaaaaacccaaaagccTGATAAGCCAATCCTTGTTTAGAGAAACCCCATATGACAGTATTATAGGAAACAGTATCAATTTGACCATTTCTCAAGAAATCTAGAGCCGAACTCAAGTTTCCCACTTTGCAGAATGAATGAATCAAAATGTTGCGGGTGAAAACATTGGGCAAAACCCCACAAGTGAGCATGTCAGAGTAAAGAAGAGGTACCTGAGAAACAAAACCTGAGGCATTGAATTGGTAAAGAAGCCGATTCCAAAGCGGCAAAAGAGGAACAAGGCCGTGATTTCGCATAGAAAAGAAGGCATCAGAAGCGCTTAGAAATCTGCCACATGCCAAGTAAAGGTGTATGAGGGTGCAGAAGAATGATGAGTAGAGGTGGGTCTTGGATGGTGGGATGGCAGAAGTGTAGCTTTGGAGATGAGAAGGAGCAAAGAtaggtgggttttgattggtTGGGCGGAGTTTGGTTGATGAGAAACTCAAAGATAGAAAGAGGAAAGGGGTTCTCTTCGCTCGCTTCTTCAAAAGCAGCATCTGTGATACTGCTAGTTCCTCGCTTACTCTTCTCTTCTGTTTATCTGAATAATTGAACTTTGGAACTGCTATCAAAAGAATTCAGAAATGCCAAACaaacatgtgttttttttgttgtgaagCAGACAGAGTCTCGAGTATTACTAGTACACTACCactaaccaaaacaaaaaacattgCTACTGTATGAATAAGtcctatttttttcctttttccataaatttaaaaacaaaaataataacactacatatatttatgttcGAATGTCCCTCTCTTtggcttttctcttttttatttttatacaagtcaTATTAGGGAAAGCAAAGTTGAAtcaggattttttttattttaaatataagcGATATTGGAGAAGGATGAGTTCAACCtaaatatatagataaatacaTTTAACCACCTAAAAAGGGTTTACATTCAAAACAGGATAGTGTAGgttataattgtttttaagaaaaaaaaaaaaagaaaatgttattttcttatataaGCCATATTAAGTAATGGAATTTCTCACATTGTATTATGTCATAGGATTCGAATTTGAGGCCATCCATTTACAAGACAATACCTTATTCCACTAAAGTCAGGTGAGTATTTTTGTGAACGGTTTTATTGGGTGATGTATTTGTCCAACAAAACAGGGTAGGGGAGCTAGAAAGCAGACTTTACCTTAAGCTATGTTCTCCTATAAATACGTCGTTAGCTTAGCATCTTCCTCGTACAGAAGAGAACAGAGCAGCACAATTATCTTCGTTCCTTGACTTTCCCTTGGAAAAGCTGAAACTGAAAAATGCCTCTCAAGCTGCTGGACGCCACCATCTCCACCTTTGACAGTGTGTTCGAGAAATTCAGAGCAGAAGCCCCAAAGAACAAAGCCAATCTCATCCTCTTCTTGGCTGACAAAGACCCTTCTACCTCTCTCAGCTGGTGCCCTggtaattatttaatttacttcaaaattgaattttcttttcagttttgTGTGTTCATTTTATGCGATAAAATTACAAGTGGCCGTGATAGAGTTCTTGTGAAATTTTTCGATACTAATGTAATTTCTTTTCACATCAGAAAGTCAAAGTCTAGAAATTTTATCAACAGGCTGAGAAAATTGATCTGGACTCTCAGAGGTTCACATTCAAAATCCCATAATTTTAAATCACTAAGAAATCACCCTGTTGGTGTCTTCAGATGTGTAAATAGTGCCCCCAGCTTCACCTTTTTAAAGAATTTAGTGATCATTGACTTCTTCCAGTTCACTGTCAGATTGACGCTGAGAGACTGATCTGCTCTGCTCACTTTGTATACAATTATGAATTCCAAATTCTACATAAACCTTCACATGAATTTTCCGATACCTTTCTTTGATTCAAAATCTTAAATTCTTGCCCTTTAGACATCTTCTTTCTCACCATGGACCCAAAGTgtatgttaaaaaaaacaaggaaatttTTATCATCCTGTGAGGGCATTTCCATCGGTTTAGGAGGAGCTTGGGTTCTAAGGGGGGTTCTGGATGAAAATAGATGCTCCGTACATGTTAgatatagaagaagaaaagaaaaggcaagtTGCTTTCTTGACTGTCAGTTTAAGAATAGCTTCAATGTTAAAATGGATTCTTGGAGCAAGTTAGCAAAGTCTTCGTCTAAAATCTGGTGTGATGATTGCTCCTAGAGGAAAGTAGTTTCTTGCAGACATGTCCTGATCATCCATGGTTAGAAGGAAGGAAGGCTGTCAAAATGTCAGACCCGTATCAGATCTCTTCAAATTTCCTGGTGGTAGTTTGCATATCTTTGAATCAGCACAGAGTGACAAAAATGGATCATGATCCCGATCCTGTTGAAACTTGTGATGGTGGTGCATCCTCAGAGATGTTGAATCCGAAACACTGATTTGCTATATGTCACCGAGTAGAACAACCCGTAAAAGAACTAGTTTCATGCTTCTCCTACTAAAGACTGCATTCAGAAATACTTGGCAGGAGGATTCTCCCatttattagatttttttttttaaacgtaAATGAAGTGTGCAATCGTGGATGACATTGATTTTCCCTTCTCTGTTCCAGATTGTGTGAGAGCAGAACCTGTAATCTACAAAAAGCTGGAAGCTACAGCTGATGATGTTGCACTTCTGAGAGCATATGTCGGAGACAGACCAACATGGAGGAATCCGGTGCACCCATGGAGAGTAGACTCAAGGTTTAAGCTGACTGGAGTTCCAACACTATTCCGCTGGGAAAATGATGCGATCAAGGGTCGCCTTGAAGACCATGAAGCGCATGTCGAAAGCAAAATCGATGCACTTGTTGCTGGAAATTAAGTTTATCGTTTGAATATCTAGTATGGTTTAATTTGCGTGTGTTTTATGACTTGTTAGACTGGTGACCTTTTTGTACTCTGCACTTAatagtttaaaaataaataaattcatagtttagcaacaataaaaataaggtGCGCCATGGTGGTTATAGCCAGTTGAGATGTTGCCTTTTACTTCTTTAGTGTTTTTAAGGATATATGCTGCAGCTTATAGCAGCCAATTGTTCTTGTTGCTTCTGTGAACTTGTCTGTGATTACAGTCTTGCAGGATTCCAATTCTACaagaattaataataaatGGATTGGGTTACGAATCATGTTTGTTCATCAAATCCTATCCATATATTATTCATGTTAGCAAATATTGGCGTTTTTGTGAAATATTCTAAGTGGCATTTAAACATACTAATTTTGTGTTAGGTTTGTATCGcattaaaaatttgtttttcacATATATATTGTTTCATTCTTGAAATGCATGTTGTCTAATgtctgacaactatttccgtAGGACTCAATAAGGGCATGAATCAGTAGTAGCATCCCATTTTAAAGGAGTGAAAGATTTGGGTTTTTCATTGTTCAAATGTGTTTTAACTCATGGTTTAGTATTCTTTCTGCTTTTTCACTGTCAGTTTAACCTTTCTCCTTAATGTTTCCGacctttaaatataatttccatATCCCTATTATGCATATCTTGAAATATTGGAGGATATTAAAgtaagagtgctgctatttccaggCTAATTTCTTGACATGACATAATTTGGTACAAAAACAACCCATAGTAATTATGAGCCTCGGCTCCAAAT
Above is a window of Prunus persica cultivar Lovell chromosome G2, Prunus_persica_NCBIv2, whole genome shotgun sequence DNA encoding:
- the LOC18785160 gene encoding pentatricopeptide repeat-containing protein At5g14770, mitochondrial; its protein translation is MLLLKKRAKRTPFLFLSLSFSSTKLRPTNQNPPIFAPSHLQSYTSAIPPSKTHLYSSFFCTLIHLYLACGRFLSASDAFFSMRNHGLVPLLPLWNRLLYQFNASGFVSQVPLLYSDMLTCGVLPNVFTRNILIHSFCKVGNLSSALDFLRNGQIDTVSYNTVIWGFSKQGLAYQAFGFLSQMVRRAISIDSYTCNTLVNGFCQIGSVDYAEWVMDNLVDGGIPKDVVGFNTLIAGHCKAGQISRALELMERMGSESLFPDIVTYNTLIHGSCSTGDFVRAKSLIDEMLRSRRYEDSPHDERDDDQNQTDGNPLKPNLITHTTLISSYCKQKGLEEALSLYEEMVMNGIYPDVVIYSSIINGLCKHGRLSEAKVLLREMEKMGVDPNHVSYTTLVDSLFKAGSFMEALTLQSQMVVRGLVFDIVICTALVVGLFKVGKADEAKTFFRTISKLSLVPNSITYSALISGLCNLGDMNSAESVLKEMEEKHVLPNIVTYSAIINGFMKKGKVGEAMNLLRTMVQQNILPNAFVYAALIDGCFKAGKQEFALDLYKEMKMGGLEENNFILDTFVNNKKKCRRMEEAEGLIMDMTSGLSLDCVNYTSLMDGYFKARKESIALNLAQEMMEKNIGFDVVAYNVLMNGLLKLGKYEAKSVCIGMKELGLAPDCATYNTMINAFCREGDTENAFKLWHEMKCQGLISNSITCDILLRGLCDKNEIEKALDVLDGMLAVGFLLTSFTHRILLYAASKSGRADTILQMHHKLVNMGLNPTRDVYNNLITILCRLGMTRKATSVLKDMTGGGFLADTDTYNALICGYCISSHLKRAFATYSQMLAVGVSPSIETYNFLLGGLSGAGLMTKAEELFGEMKNRGFVPNASTYDILVSGHGKIGNKKEAIRLYCEMVGTGFVPRTSTYNVLISDFAKVGKMSQARELMNEMQTRGTSPNSSTYNILICGWCKLSKHPELERNLKRSYRDEAKRLLTDMNEKGYVPCESTLRCISSTFARPGKKADARRLLKELYIKKNI
- the LOC18785880 gene encoding thioredoxin-like protein Clot, which produces MPLKLLDATISTFDSVFEKFRAEAPKNKANLILFLADKDPSTSLSWCPDCVRAEPVIYKKLEATADDVALLRAYVGDRPTWRNPVHPWRVDSRFKLTGVPTLFRWENDAIKGRLEDHEAHVESKIDALVAGN